Below is a genomic region from Streptobacillus felis.
GTAGTAGATGGAGAATTATGGGTTAAAGGGCCTATAGTTATGATGGGTTACTACAATAAACCTGAAAAAACAGCAGAAGTAATTACTGAAGATGGATGGTTCAAAACAGGAGATATGGTTGATGTTGATGACAATGGATACATTACTATAGTTGGACGTAAAAATGCCATGATAGTTTTATCTAATGGTAAAAATATAGATCCTGAAACATTAGAAATTAAATTTATGTCTTCAACTAACCCTATAATAAAAGAAGTTGGAATATTAGGTCATAATGATAAATTAGCAGCATTAATAGTAATAGATAGAAAAGAAGCTAAAAAATTAAATATTTCAAATATCAATGCACATATTAAAGATGCAGTTGAATTTTATAACGGCTCTGTTCATAATTATGAAAAAATATTAGATTACAAAGTTACAGAAGAAGAATTGCCTAAAACACGTATAGGAAAAGTAAGAAGATTTATGTTAAAAGATGTATATTCTGGAGAAGCTAAGGTTGAGAAAAAAGAAGTAGTAAATGAGCCTGATAGTGAAGAATACAGAATACTTAAAGAATATATCTATAAAATGAAGGGAGAATATCCTGAAGTAGATAAAAATCTAGAGGTTGAATTTGGTCTAGATTCATTAGATCAAGTTGAATTACTTACATTTATTGAAAATAGCTTTGGTATAAAAATGTCAGAGGATGAGTTTAAAGAAAACCTAACATTAATAGGATTAACTAAATATATTTCTGAAAAATCATCAGGATATACAGAAATGACAGATCAATGGAAAGAAGTAGTACAAAATGCTCCTAAAACAGAGTTAAAAGATGGTTGGTTAATGTTATTACTTAAACCTTTATTCTTCCTATTATTCAAACTATACTTTAGAATAGATATTAAAGGTATGGATAAGATTAATAAAGAACAACAAATATTTATAGCAAATCATGAAAGTTTTGTAGATGGATTAGCACTTAGCTTATTAATACCTAATGATGTATTTGAGAAAACATATACTTTAGCTATAAATTGGTATTTCAAGAATGCATTTATGAAATTCTTTGCTAAACACAGTAATATACTATTATTAGACATAGATAGAAATATTAAAGGTACTATAGAAAATGTAGCTTCTGCTTTAAAACAAGGGAAGAATATATTCATATTCCCTGAAGGAACAAGAACTAAAGATGGTAAATTAGGTCAATTTAAGAAAATATTTGCTATCTTATCAAAAGAATTAAATATACCAGTAACTTGTTTAAAAATAGATGGAGCTTTTGAAGCTTACTCTAGATACGACAAATTACCTAAACCTAGAAAAATAGGTGTTAAATATTTAGGACAAATAAGACCTGGAGATTTATCTTATACAGAAATACTAGAAAAAGCACAAAATATGTATAAAGAAGACGAGAAATAATATTAAAGCCTGAAGTATTTAGAAAGAACATGTTCTTTTTACTTCGGGCTTTAATTATATTAGAATAATTTGACAAAAGTACAAAAAAATGATAGTATTAGTTAATTTAATAACACACAGGAGGAATTTGATAAGAAACACGCATTAAAACTAACTTTTCTAACATTTTTAACTACATTTTTTTCATATGCAAACATAACAGTAGATGGAAAAACAAATGTATATGTAGAAAAGAGTAATAATGGTGTAGATATCATAAATATTTCAACTCCAAGTCCTAAAGGTGTAAGTCATTCAACCTTTAAAGAATTTAATGTAAGTGAAAAAGGTGCTGTAATAAATAATGCAAAAAATATTGCAAGAAGTAGAATAGCTGGATTAATAAATGGAAATAATAATATAAAAGACACAAGAGCAAAACTTGCACTTCTAGATGTAACAGGATTAGAAGAAAGTAAACTAAAATTAAATAGAGGTCTAAAATGATAGTAACTAAAAAAATTAAAGAAGAAAGAGTTGATCTAGTAATAGATAATTTAAATTCATCGGTTGAAAGCGAAAAAGAAACATTAGAATACATATTGAAAAAAAATGGAAATCCTTTAATATGTATGAAATTTATTGGAGATATTTTTAGCTTTAGAGCTTCAAAAAATTT
It encodes:
- a CDS encoding AMP-binding protein → MFLNKSDRLAIVDFDGTKISHTQLVNTIKYYSKYVVTERPPKTFSVIMMENRTEWFYAFYSLWDKHLVPVTVDAMSTKEEVEYFLNDSGASCMYVSKNTYEVAKAAVDATGRDIQIFNVDDVSIDKTILSDIERDDRVLNHPEMDEVAIMLYTSGTTGAPKGVMLSFGNIYHEIRAIRSLDITWDDEQTLAVLPFHHILPLMATNLYYLYHEHQYSVVLVEKLSSQNILAALAKNDVTMLSMVPRVYKLFYKSIKDTIDSKWITRAIYSLAKKLNNKKFSKFVFKKVHDKFGGKLRSLIAGGAKSDVEIIEFFNVLGFDYCEGYGLTETSPVLAGGTPNHGYKVGTVGLPVDNVEVKVVDGELWVKGPIVMMGYYNKPEKTAEVITEDGWFKTGDMVDVDDNGYITIVGRKNAMIVLSNGKNIDPETLEIKFMSSTNPIIKEVGILGHNDKLAALIVIDRKEAKKLNISNINAHIKDAVEFYNGSVHNYEKILDYKVTEEELPKTRIGKVRRFMLKDVYSGEAKVEKKEVVNEPDSEEYRILKEYIYKMKGEYPEVDKNLEVEFGLDSLDQVELLTFIENSFGIKMSEDEFKENLTLIGLTKYISEKSSGYTEMTDQWKEVVQNAPKTELKDGWLMLLLKPLFFLLFKLYFRIDIKGMDKINKEQQIFIANHESFVDGLALSLLIPNDVFEKTYTLAINWYFKNAFMKFFAKHSNILLLDIDRNIKGTIENVASALKQGKNIFIFPEGTRTKDGKLGQFKKIFAILSKELNIPVTCLKIDGAFEAYSRYDKLPKPRKIGVKYLGQIRPGDLSYTEILEKAQNMYKEDEK